From a single Chloroflexota bacterium genomic region:
- a CDS encoding bacteriocin family protein, whose translation MSHHFLHREDAPFGDEVWQKIDETVTEAAKSQLCARRLLHIEGPYGLGLKTLPSRDAPVEKADVEGVSLEASSGTPVTVIRGEFALGTRDIAAFEQTGVPLDLSSVAEAAIACARQEDALLFNGSASLGVSGLLNAEGTLSTRLKSWDEVGTAVEDIIAAVMKLDEAGFHGPYALALSPGRYNLLFRRYPQGNQTEIEHLRMLVTDGIVKAPAIPSGGVLLATGRQYASIVIGQDLIAGFIGPAGGRYEFTLFESVALRLLQPQAVCVLR comes from the coding sequence ATGTCGCACCATTTCCTTCATCGCGAGGATGCGCCTTTCGGCGATGAAGTCTGGCAGAAGATCGATGAGACCGTCACGGAGGCGGCCAAGAGTCAGCTATGCGCCCGGCGGTTGCTGCACATAGAGGGTCCCTACGGGCTCGGGTTGAAGACCCTGCCCTCGCGAGATGCTCCCGTTGAGAAGGCGGACGTGGAAGGCGTGAGCCTGGAGGCGAGCAGCGGAACCCCGGTAACGGTCATTCGCGGGGAGTTCGCTTTGGGGACCAGGGACATTGCCGCGTTCGAGCAGACCGGGGTACCCCTGGATCTGAGCTCGGTTGCGGAGGCGGCCATCGCTTGCGCCAGACAGGAAGACGCATTGCTCTTCAACGGGTCGGCATCCCTGGGCGTGAGCGGGTTGCTGAACGCAGAGGGGACCCTGTCTACTCGGCTCAAGTCGTGGGATGAGGTCGGCACCGCTGTCGAGGACATTATCGCCGCCGTCATGAAGCTGGATGAGGCCGGCTTTCACGGCCCCTATGCGCTGGCCCTTTCGCCAGGGCGCTATAACTTGCTGTTCAGGCGGTACCCGCAGGGCAACCAAACGGAGATCGAGCATCTACGTATGCTGGTGACCGACGGGATCGTCAAAGCCCCGGCCATCCCGTCTGGCGGTGTGCTGCTGGCGACGGGACGCCAATACGCCAGCATCGTGATCGGGCAGGACCTCATCGCCGGGTTCATAGGGCCGGCGGGCGGTCGTTACGAGTTCACGCTGTTCGAGAGCGTTGCCCTTCGCCTGCTACAGCCTCAGGCGGTGTGCGTGCTTCGGTAG